In the Thermotoga sp. Ku-13t genome, one interval contains:
- a CDS encoding DUF2207 domain-containing protein: MRRIFPFVLGAVLFSVLMFFTSLPRTDLFELEQMDYTLFMRSDGAADVTEVFTMKFKKPFRYVTWALDMPEGVSIEDFRYELIQGPPLMGGVRLNRIGQNSVDLLFQFSRSMEEYVQTPPGGLTVQLKFSYTVKSLLIHGKDFTQLFIKYLQEAPTIVKKLNVRMVFPLEFGEARVYHHPWGLQVSSNRDGRIKEFIFRNVPLNSFVEGRYVFPKLSSIQDVRYQDVSLQEVLKYEHDYTLKNALGLVLTATYALFVVFFPLYLYRKFGREFSVTYDAEYEREIPYRDPPDVVNGVVKRLCSLPDEDGLNALLLNAVKEKRAEFITSQNGQVVGVSFATNSDDPLPKIFDGFIHDGKLDFDTFKKAVQREPNARKFLTNYRKWQQAVFNEIKERKLMDERGNRIAKSFVTLFALFVPILVLILTNRLDPAFRTLLDYVRMCMFLCISAGITVLSMRKDVFSRWTKEGLLYYLRWKNFEKFLLDFSALSSYPPASVAIWDEYIVYAAALGIAKTVAENFKKLNPPGESRVASVVVVQPAMLDTIPATIRTASQTVSKTSSSSSGGFKGGSIGSGAGGSRIGAG; this comes from the coding sequence ATGAGAAGAATCTTTCCGTTCGTCCTCGGAGCGGTTCTGTTCTCCGTTTTGATGTTCTTCACGAGCCTTCCTCGAACAGATCTTTTCGAACTTGAACAGATGGACTACACGCTGTTCATGCGGTCGGATGGAGCCGCGGATGTCACGGAAGTCTTCACGATGAAATTCAAAAAACCCTTCCGCTACGTCACCTGGGCCCTGGACATGCCCGAGGGTGTCTCAATAGAAGACTTTCGCTACGAGCTGATCCAGGGTCCGCCCCTGATGGGCGGTGTTCGGCTGAACAGGATCGGTCAAAACAGTGTCGATCTGCTTTTCCAGTTCAGCCGCTCCATGGAAGAGTACGTTCAAACACCGCCTGGTGGGCTCACCGTTCAGCTGAAGTTCAGCTATACTGTTAAGAGCTTGCTCATTCATGGGAAGGACTTCACCCAGCTGTTCATAAAGTATCTGCAAGAAGCTCCGACCATCGTGAAGAAACTCAACGTGAGGATGGTTTTTCCCCTGGAGTTCGGTGAAGCGAGGGTTTATCACCATCCCTGGGGTCTTCAAGTGAGCTCTAACAGAGACGGCAGGATCAAGGAGTTCATCTTCAGGAACGTCCCTCTGAACAGTTTCGTTGAGGGCAGATACGTCTTTCCAAAACTGAGTTCGATCCAGGATGTTAGATACCAGGACGTCTCACTGCAGGAAGTTTTGAAATACGAGCACGATTACACATTGAAGAACGCGCTTGGCCTTGTACTGACCGCAACTTACGCGCTGTTCGTGGTTTTCTTCCCCCTGTATCTCTACAGAAAATTCGGCAGGGAATTCTCAGTAACGTACGATGCCGAGTACGAAAGGGAGATACCATACAGGGATCCTCCCGACGTCGTGAACGGTGTTGTGAAACGGTTGTGTTCCCTTCCGGACGAAGATGGCCTGAACGCCCTTCTGCTCAATGCGGTGAAGGAAAAGAGGGCAGAGTTCATAACTTCTCAGAATGGACAGGTCGTGGGAGTCAGCTTCGCCACGAATTCTGATGATCCACTGCCGAAAATCTTCGATGGGTTCATCCACGATGGAAAGCTGGATTTCGACACCTTCAAGAAGGCTGTTCAGAGAGAACCGAATGCGAGAAAATTCCTGACGAATTACAGAAAGTGGCAGCAAGCAGTCTTCAACGAAATAAAGGAAAGAAAACTCATGGACGAAAGGGGCAACAGAATTGCGAAGTCTTTCGTGACATTATTCGCTCTCTTCGTTCCGATACTTGTTCTGATCCTCACGAACAGACTCGATCCAGCGTTCAGAACGCTCCTTGACTATGTTCGCATGTGCATGTTTCTTTGCATCTCTGCGGGAATAACCGTCCTGTCGATGAGGAAGGATGTCTTTTCACGATGGACGAAGGAAGGGCTCCTTTATTATTTGAGATGGAAAAATTTTGAGAAGTTCCTGCTCGATTTCTCTGCGCTCTCTTCGTATCCACCAGCGTCGGTGGCCATCTGGGACGAATACATCGTCTATGCTGCCGCGCTGGGCATAGCCAAAACTGTGGCTGAGAATTTCAAAAAGCTGAATCCCCCAGGTGAATCTCGAGTGGCGAGCGTCGTCGTTGTACAGCCTGCCATGCTCGATACGATACCAGCAACGATCAGAACCGCATCGCAGACCGTTTCGAAGACCTCCTCATCCTCCTCGGGCGGCTTCAAAGGAGGAAGCATAGGTTCCGGCGCGGGAGGAAGCAGGATCGGTGCAGGATGA
- a CDS encoding DUF4097 family beta strand repeat-containing protein — MERKSIFIEKHVNEVRVRLASGNFKITKSRDNSFVLFFEEEVPDVRVEDDVLTINAKEYEKSLFGLISFGSGSPEDLELQVPKELRSLQISSISGDVEVSSIEFEHGILKTVSGEIKIDDCKARNVEIKTISGDAELSNADMEKLVITSASGDVNVDRLECKEYDWLINTVSGDVILNVVGLPSLRIILRSAGGDLSSNVGYSRRGNEYVFGDGRMRIVVSTVSGDVLVKVMSKKERVEEIEKRILRLVAEGKLSYEDAKQMLQELS; from the coding sequence ATGGAGAGAAAATCAATCTTCATAGAGAAACATGTGAACGAAGTGCGTGTCAGATTGGCTAGCGGTAACTTTAAAATCACGAAGAGTCGTGACAACTCTTTCGTGCTCTTTTTTGAAGAAGAAGTGCCAGACGTTCGTGTTGAAGACGATGTGCTCACGATAAATGCGAAGGAGTACGAAAAGAGCCTGTTCGGTCTGATCAGTTTCGGTTCAGGTTCCCCGGAAGACCTCGAACTGCAAGTTCCTAAGGAATTGAGATCGCTACAGATCAGCTCCATCTCCGGTGATGTGGAGGTTTCGTCCATCGAATTCGAGCACGGAATTTTGAAGACCGTCTCGGGTGAAATAAAGATCGATGATTGTAAGGCTCGGAATGTTGAGATCAAAACGATCTCTGGTGATGCTGAACTATCGAACGCTGATATGGAAAAGCTTGTCATCACCAGCGCGAGTGGGGATGTGAACGTCGACAGGCTCGAATGCAAAGAGTACGACTGGTTGATCAACACGGTGAGCGGAGATGTCATTCTGAACGTAGTGGGCCTTCCAAGTCTGAGAATCATTTTGAGGAGTGCAGGCGGGGATCTTTCATCCAACGTGGGCTACAGCAGGCGCGGGAACGAGTACGTTTTCGGAGACGGCAGGATGAGGATCGTGGTTTCGACTGTCTCGGGCGACGTGCTCGTGAAGGTGATGAGCAAAAAAGAAAGAGTGGAAGAGATCGAAAAAAGGATCCTCAGGCTGGTCGCAGAAGGGAAATTGAGCTACGAAGATGCGAAACAGATGCTTCAGGAGTTGAGCTGA
- a CDS encoding DUF2089 domain-containing protein — MARVISRCPVCDNQLIITELTCPSCGTTIRGKFELEEFFRLSPEQLSFLRIFIKARGNLSEVQKELGISYPTARSRLEAIVKTLGYEAEEVQQEKQVNEILESLEKGEISAQEALEKIRKLKEGV, encoded by the coding sequence ATGGCGCGTGTGATCTCAAGGTGTCCCGTGTGTGACAACCAGCTCATCATAACCGAACTCACGTGTCCCTCCTGCGGAACAACGATCAGGGGCAAGTTCGAGCTCGAGGAATTCTTCAGACTCTCACCAGAGCAATTGAGTTTTCTGAGGATCTTCATAAAGGCTCGAGGGAACCTCAGCGAGGTACAGAAAGAACTCGGTATTTCCTATCCAACCGCCAGATCCAGACTCGAAGCAATCGTTAAGACACTCGGCTACGAAGCCGAAGAGGTGCAGCAGGAGAAGCAGGTGAACGAGATCCTTGAAAGCCTTGAAAAAGGAGAAATATCTGCCCAGGAAGCGCTCGAAAAGATCAGAAAACTCAAGGAGGGTGTGTGA
- the pyrH gene encoding UMP kinase — MYRRVLIKLSGEVMCGEGARGFDRENIEFLVKQLSQVIEYGVNVGIVIGAGNIFRGEELVDLPHSLADQIGMLGTVINALYLKGALQKVGIKSVVVSQISSLPSIRPIHYDDINLYFDAGYVVIFAGGTSNPFFTTDTAAALRAVEMGAELLIKATKVDGVYDSDPRKNKNARKFEKLSYQDAIKLGLKVMDTEAFSICGRYKLPIVVLNFFEEGALLKAVKGEPVGSYISPE, encoded by the coding sequence GTGTACAGGAGGGTGCTCATAAAACTGAGTGGAGAGGTCATGTGCGGTGAAGGTGCCAGGGGTTTCGATAGAGAAAACATCGAATTTCTTGTCAAACAGCTGTCACAGGTCATAGAGTACGGCGTGAACGTGGGCATCGTCATAGGTGCGGGCAACATATTCCGAGGGGAAGAGCTCGTGGATCTTCCGCATTCGCTCGCCGATCAGATAGGTATGCTCGGCACAGTGATAAATGCACTGTATCTCAAAGGTGCCCTGCAAAAGGTGGGTATAAAGAGCGTTGTGGTGTCTCAGATCAGCTCCTTACCATCTATAAGACCTATTCACTACGACGATATAAACCTTTACTTCGATGCCGGTTACGTGGTCATTTTCGCGGGTGGCACGAGCAACCCATTCTTCACGACGGACACCGCCGCGGCGTTGAGGGCTGTGGAGATGGGTGCAGAGCTTTTGATCAAAGCGACCAAGGTTGATGGAGTGTACGACAGCGACCCGAGGAAGAACAAAAATGCAAGGAAATTTGAGAAGCTGTCTTACCAGGATGCGATAAAATTAGGCTTGAAGGTCATGGACACGGAAGCGTTCTCGATCTGTGGCAGGTACAAGCTGCCCATAGTTGTGTTGAACTTCTTTGAGGAAGGTGCGCTGTTGAAGGCCGTGAAGGGAGAGCCAGTTGGTAGCTATATCTCACCCGAATGA